The candidate division KSB1 bacterium genomic interval GGCTCAAGGAGAAACTGAAAGCGGGGCTTGTCCGACTGGAGGAAACGGCGGCGACCACTTAACCCGGGTGGGGAATTTTTGATGACCCGAGCTGGGGAGATTTGGATGACCCTTGACAGGCCTGCGGCAAGGTCAAGATCATCTCATGGATCCCCGCCCATCGGGCCGCTTCGACCACACGGTCCGCCTCGATCGGGCCGAAGCGCGCGATGTTCTCCGCGACGGTGCCGTCGAGCAATTCCACATCTTGCGGGAGGTAGCCCACGTACTGGCTGAGTTGGGTCCGATCCCAGTTGTGGAGGTCTGCGCCATCAAGGCAGACCCGTCCGCGCGCTGGACGGTACAGCCCGAGGATCGCCCGTGCCAGCGTGGATTTGCCGGCCGCGCTGGGTCCGATGAGCGCCACCGTCGTCCCCGGTTCGATCGTGAGGGTCACCCCGTTCAGGATGGGCTCGTTCCGACCCGACACCGCGATGACGAGGTCCTCCAGTGTGATCTGCCCCCGTAGTGGTGGTAATGACATGCGGGCGGCGCGTTCGGGGATGGTTCGGAGCAGCGTATCAAGCCGTCCATAGGCCTCGCGCGCCCCGAGAAACCCTCGCCAGCCGGCAATCATTTGGTCGAGCGGCGCGAGCGCCCGGCCCAAGAGAATGGACCCGGAGATGACTAGGCCTGGAGAGATCGCCTTCTGGATGGCCAGATAGGCCCCCCGGCTTTGGTGCTGGCCCGACTTTGCAGCGCGAGCACCTGCATGTGTCGCGCGTACCAGCGTGCTCGTAAGCGAGGCAGCATACCCATGGCCTCCACCACTTCGGCATTGCGGACATTGCGTTGGACGAACTGGGTGGCCTCGATCGATTCTCGGTTCGCCTCCGCGAGATCGGTGCGGGTCGCCAGCTCATTCCACCACGCGAGCCCCGCCAACAGGAGCATGGACAGGACCGCCACCACCCCGAAGTAGAGATGAAACAGGAACATGAGCCCGACATAGATCGGGATCCAGGGCGCATCGAAAAAGGCCAGCAACCCGGGGCCGGTCAAGAATTGCCGGATCTGCAAGAGATCGGTCAGGGGTTGGGCCGTAGCGACCGTTCCGCTGCTGGTGAGGGATTGGGTAAAAATGGCGTCAAAGACCCGTTCACCCAGGTGCTCATCGAGTCGGGCACTCGTGGCGACCATGATCCGTGACCGGATCCATTCGAGCCCGCCAAGCACCAGGAAGAGAAAAATCGTAATGACCGTGAGCATCAGCAGCGTCGATTCGCTCCCGCTCATCAGCACCCGGTCATACACGGCGAGCATGTAGATTGCCGGCACGAGCATCAGCAGATTCACGAACAGGCTAAAAAACGCGGTAGTCAGGAAGGACCGACGACAGGCCGCCAAGGCTCGTTGCAGATCAGACGACTCGCTCGTCAGAGGTGTCGCTGAGGTGGTCAGCTTTGGTTTCGTCATGGTTGCTGTGAGTTCATGGAACCGTGAGGGAGTAACAGAGGCCTCTCTAAATGATCAGCCCCATGCTCCCATACGGACAATCGCTCAAAGAAGGCTCTTGAATACCTCATTTTGCCTGAAGCTTTCAAACCCGTAGGCATACCGTAACGCTCATGACATCGGATTTCGATATCTCCGTCTCGGCCCACGAAGGGCGCCCCGGACAGGGGGGCCCTTCGTGGCGTCACGCGCCTTATAGGATGACGTCGGTGCCCGCTCCTCCGACTGTGACCGTCGGGATGCCGACCAGCAGAATCTGAAACTCCGATGCCGCATCCGCATCGGTGCTGCCGGACAGGATGCCGCTAGTCGTGTTGTATCGGAGCTGGCCCGCTGCCGTAAAGGTCGCGGTGCCAATGTAGGTGAAGGTCTGGTTGCCGGCCAGCAGGGCATTGGCATCGATCGCGGACAAATCGATTGTATCGCCGGTCTCTCCGGCAAAACCGATGATGGTATCCCGGCCACTGCCGGACGGAGTGTCGTTGACCGATGTGTACTTAAAGGTCAACTCAGTGCCAGTCCGTATACTAACCTCGGTCCCGTGCTCTAGGATGTCGGCTCCGGCCCCGCCATTGAGCGTAAATGTGCCATCCGCAGCACGCAACCAGTCATTGCCGGACCCGCCGTTGAGAGTACCCTCAGCACCACTTGCTCTCGTGGTACCCGGAGCCCACAGTGTATCATTGCCAGCCCCGCCATTCAGGGTGGCGTTACCAACGAGGTGATCATCACCCGTATCACCATTCAGCGTGCCGTCGCCATTGAGCTCATCATTCCCCGCCCCACCATTTAGCGTGCCACTGCCAGAGAGCTTATCGTCACCTTCATCACCGTTGGCCGTGCCAGAAGCGATAGTCAGTTTGTCGTTGCCGGTCCCGCCATTCAGCGTGATGGGGTTATAAGACCCCTCTCCAAATAGCTCGTCATCGCCGACCCCACCGTTGAGCGTGTAGAAGCGAGGGTCACCAAAGAGGTTGACAATCGCGAACTTGTCATTGAAATTTGAGCCGATGAGGTTCTCAATGCTCACCAGTGTGTCGGTGCCCGCTCCCCCGGTGTCCTGTGCGCCCGACTGATTGAGGAAGAGCGTAACCCCCGCCGTCGCCGTGCTGTAGTCGGCTGTGTCGTTGCCGGTACCCCCGTTCAGCAGGTCATTGCCCGCCCCGCCGTTGAGCACGTCATTGCCGCTGCCCCCGCTGAGCGTACCGTTGCCGGTGCCGCCCACGAGCTGGTCATTACCGGTGCCGCCATTGAGCGTGCCGTCGCCAAGGAGCTGATCATTACCAGCATCGCCGTTGAG includes:
- a CDS encoding ATP-binding cassette domain-containing protein; its protein translation is MGRALAPLDQMIAGWRGFLGAREAYGRLDTLLRTIPERAARMSLPPLRGQITLEDLVIAVSGRNEPILNGVTLTIEPGTTVALIGPSAAGKSTLARAILGLYRPARGRVCLDGADLHNWDRTQLSQYVGYLPQDVELLDGTVAENIARFGPIEADRVVEAARWAGIHEMILTLPQACQGSSKSPQLGSSKIPHPG
- a CDS encoding calcium-binding protein, producing MMAVINGTSGNDILNGTILSDQIFGFGGNDTLNGNSGNDTLNGGTGSDVLNGGAGDDVLNGDTGNDTADYSTSTAGVTVILNLAGAQNTGGAGTDTLTSIENLIGSNFNDELRVFGLFDNITRHYTLNGGAGDDHLSGGSSAGNSTVTLNGGTGNDQLNLLYSGTANGDAGNDNLWAIGRGNGTLNGGDGNDVLTEQWKDNLRGNYTLNGDAGNDQLLGDGTLNGGTGNDQLVGGTGNGTLSGGSGNDVLNGGAGNDLLNGGTGNDTADYSTATAGVTLFLNQSGAQDTGGAGTDTLVSIENLIGSNFNDKFAIVNLFGDPRFYTLNGGVGDDELFGEGSYNPITLNGGTGNDKLTIASGTANGDEGDDKLSGSGTLNGGAGNDELNGDGTLNGDTGDDHLVGNATLNGGAGNDTLWAPGTTRASGAEGTLNGGSGNDWLRAADGTFTLNGGAGADILEHGTEVSIRTGTELTFKYTSVNDTPSGSGRDTIIGFAGETGDTIDLSAIDANALLAGNQTFTYIGTATFTAAGQLRYNTTSGILSGSTDADAASEFQILLVGIPTVTVGGAGTDVIL